Genomic window (Caldinitratiruptor microaerophilus):
CTCCTCGAAGCGCTCTGCGGGGAAGGTGGGGGAGGCGGATGAGCACCGAGCGGCTGGTCTTTCGCTCGCAGGAGATCTACGCCGAGGACGGGGTCGTCGACGGGCACGTGGTCATCGCCGGCGGCCGGATCGAGGCGATCCGCCCCGGCGACCCGCCCCCGGACGGGGACGCCCGGGTGGTCGACGTGCGCCCGCACCGGGTGTTCCCGGGCTTCGTCGACCTCCACATCCACGGCGCGGGCGGCTGGAACGTCGATGCCGCGGACGTGGACGAGCTGCGCGGCCTCTGCCGCTACGTGGCGGCCTGGGGGGTGACCGCCTTGCAGCCCACGGTCTCCGCCCTGCCGGCGGAGCGGCTCGAAGCCGTGGCCCGGGCCGTGCACGCGGCGATGGCGGCCGAACCGGAGGGAGCCCGGATCCTCGGCCTCCACCTCGAGGGGCCGTACCTCAACGCGGCGCGCAAGGGCGCCATGGACCCCCGCCTCTTCCGCGATCCCTCCCGGGAGGAGATCGAGCACCTGATGACGGCCTTTCCCGGCACCGTGCGGCACGTGACCCTGGCCCCGGAGCTGCCCGGTGCCCTGGACTTCATCCGCTGGCTCGCCGGGCTCGGCGACGTCACCGTCGCCGGCGGCCACACCGACGCCACGTACGACCAGACGCGGGCGGGCATCGACGCCGGGATCCGGGTGGCCAACCACGCGTACAACGCGATGCGGGGCCTCACGCAGCGGGAGCCCGGGGCGCTGGCCGCCTACATGCTCGACGGCCGGGTGATGTGCGAGCTCATCGCCGACGGCCGTCACGTGCACCCGGCGGCGATGGAGGTCCTGCTGCGCGTGGCCGGGAAGGACCGCATCTGCCTGGTGTCCGACGCCGTGCCGCCCGCCGGGCTCCCGCAGGGCCGCTACGAGCTCTTCGGCCGGGAAGTGGCGATCACGGCAGAGGGCTTCTGCCTCCTGCCGGACGGCACGCTGGCGGGCAGCGCCCACATGCTCGTCCTGGGCGTCCGCAACCTGGTCGAGATGCTCGGCGTCCCCGTGGCCGACGCGGTGCGGATGGCCAGCCTGAACCCCGCGCGGGTCGCCCGGGTGGACCGGAGCAAGGGCAGCCTGGCCCCCGGCAAGGACGCCGACCTGACCGTGGTGTCCGCCGACTGGAAGCCCCTCTGGACGGTGGTGGAGGGGCGGGTGGTCCACGCGCCCGACATGGCGCCGCCGCCGCCGAGCCCCGCCGTGCGCCCGTCCGCCTAGTCCCGCCCGGCCCCACTACGACGCAAGGGAGATGCACGCGATGCCGGTGAGTGCCGAGACCTTCTTCGCCGAGGCACTGAAGGCGGTGGAATTCGTCCGGACCACGCAGATGGAGAACATCCGGAGGGCCGCCGGGATCCTGGCCGACCGCCTGCTACGGGGCGGCGTCGTCCACGTCTTCGGGACGGGCCACTCCCGGGCGTTCGCCATGGAGATGGCCGGACGGGCCGGAGGCCTGGCGCCCGTCCACGCCATGGCGCTGGAGGACCTGGCCCTGCGCGGGGTGAGGCCCGCCGGCGACCTGGAGGACCCGACCCTGGAGCGGGACCCGGAGGTGGGGCGCCAGGTCCTCCGGCTGTACGACATCCGCCCCGAGGACGCCTTCGTGGTGGTCTCCAACTCCGGCCGCAACGGGTCGACGGTCGAGCTCGCCCTGACGGCGAAGCGCCACGGCCACCCCGTGGTCGCGGTGACCTCGATGCAGCACACCACCCGGGTCACCTCCCGCCACCCCAGCGGCAAGCGGCTCTTCGAGGTGGCAGACGTCGTGATCGACAACGGGGCGCCCTTCGGCGACGCCCTGCTCGACGCCGGGGACGGCCTCCGGGTGTGCTCGGTGTCCTCCATCACGGGCGCCTTCGTCGCCCAGGGGATCACCGCCGAGATCGTCCGCCGGTACCGGGAGGCGGGAAAGGTGCCGCCCGTGTTCATCAGCGCCAACGTCGACGGGGCCGACGAGCACAACGAGCAGCTCCGGCAGGCGTACGCCGGCCGGATCTGAGCCGGGGTGGGGCGCATGTCGTTCCTCGAGCAGTACGGCGAGGCCGTCCGGGAGCAGCTGGAGTGGATCCTGCGCACCCAGGCCGAACCCATCCGCCAGGCGGCCGCGCGGGTGGCCGACACCGTGGCGGGTGGGGGCGTCGTCTTCACCTTCGGCACCGGCCACTCCCACTGCATCGCAGAGGACGTGGTCTACCGTGCCGGCGGCCTCGTGCCGGTCGACGCGATCCTGGAACCGAGCCTCACGGGCAACCAGGACGTGACCAAGAGCGAGTACCTGGAGCGGCTCGAAGGGTTCGGGCGGATCATCCTCGAGCACCGGCGGGTCCGGCCGGGCGACCTCCTCATCGTCATCTCGAACTCGGGCCGCAACGCGGCGCCGATCGAGGTGGCGATGGAAGCCCGGGCACGCGGCATCCCCGTGGTGGCGATCACGGCGCTTCCCTACTCCCGCGCCGTGACCTCGCGCCACTCCTCGGGCCGAAAGCTCTACGAGGTGGCGGACATCGTCATCGACACCGGCACCCGGCTCGGCGACGCGACGGTCCGCCTGGAGGGGCTCGACCAGCCAGTGGGCCCGACGAGCGGCATCGCCGGCATGTTCGTGGTGCACGCCGTCATGGGCACCGCAGCGGAGCTCCTCCTGTCGCGCGGCATCACCCCGCCCGTCTGGGAGAGCGGCAACCTCGACGGAGCCAGCGAGCGCAACGCCAGGCACATGGACCGCTACTGGGGGCGGATCCGCATCTGGTGAGCCGGCGGTGGGGGTGAGCGAGTGGAGGTCAGGGTGACCACCTCGGTGGCGGCGTTCCACGACGAGGCCGCTTCCTTCGTGAGCGAGCGGGTCCGCCAGAGCCCGTCCGCCGTCCTGGCCCTGCCCACGGGCTCGTCCCCGGTCGGGATGTACCGGGAGCTGGTGCGGCGGGTCCGGGACGGTGTGCTGGACCTGAGCCGTACAGTTTGCTTCAATCTTGACGAGTACCTGGGGCTGGGTCCGGACCATCCCCAGAGCTACGCGCAGTACATGCAGCACCACCTCTTCGGACACGTCCGCGTGGGCCGCCACCACATCCCCGACGGGCTGGCGGCGGACCCGGACGCGGAGGCGCGCAGGTACGAGGAGCGGATCGTCGAGGCGGGCGGCTTCGACCTGGCGATCCTCGGGCTCGGCCCGAACGGGCACATCGGCTTCAACGAGCCGGGGTCGCCCCCGGACAGCCGCACCCGGGTAGTCGAGCTGTCCCCGGCGACCCGCCGGGCCAACAGCCGCTTCTTCGGCAGCGTGGAGCTCGTGCCCCGGCGGGCGATCACCGTGGGCATCGGCACGATCCTCGAGGCGCGGGAGATCCTGCTCCTGGCCATCGGGCAGGGCAAGGAGCGGGTCCTGCGTGCCGCACTGGAGGGACCGGTCACCGCGCAGGTCCCGGCCTCGTTCCTGCAGCGCCACCCCCGGGTGACGGTCCTGGTGACCCCGGACCTGGCCCGGCGGGCCGGGATCGGGCAGCGCGTGAGCCTGTAGACGCCTTACTTGAATGGATCCTCAGGGGGAATGTTCGTTGGCGGTCGAGCGCACCGTGACGGTGCAGCATCCGGAGGGGCTTCACGCCCGGCCGGCGGCGATGTTCGTCCAGATGGCCAGCCGCTATGCAAGCGAGATCGAGGTTGAGGCCAAGGGCCAGAAGTCGAGCGCCAAGAGCATCCTCGGGGTGCTCAAGCTCGGCGTGAGCCGGGGCGAGGCCGTCACCATCCGGGCGACGGGCGCGGACGAGGAGGCCGCGGTGGAGGGCCTCGCCGCTTTCCTGGCCGGCGAGGCGGACAGGGGGGCCACATCGTGAGCGTGCGCCTGCAGGGGGTGGCGGCCGCGCCGGGGCTGGCGCTCGGCCGGGCGGCTCTCTGGCACCCCCGCGCCGGACACGGGCCGGAAGCCCCCGGCGACGGGGCGGCGCCCGGCGACCCGGAGCAGGCGATGGCGCGCTACCGGGAGGCGGCCCGGCACGTCCGGGCGGAACTCGAGTCCCTGCAGCAGGTCGTGGCTGGACGGGCGGGAACGGAAGCGGCCGCCATCCTGGGCGCGCAGGCCCTCATGGCGGAGGACCCCGAGCTGGCGGCCGAGGTGGAGCGCCTCCTCCGCCACGGGACGCCCCTCGCCCGGGCGGTCCGGGAGGCCGGCGAGGCCATGGCGGCCCTGCTGGACGCCCTGCAGGACCCGTACCTTCGCCAGCGGGCTGCCGACGTCCGGGACGTGACCGGCCGCATCGCGGCCGCGCTCGCCGGGGGGGAGGAGGCGCCGCCTGCCCCGTACGAGGACACGGTCCTGATCGCCCCGGAGATCCCGCCCTCGGCGGTGGCGCGGCTGGACGTCGGGCGCGTGCGGGCCATCGTCACCGCCGGCGGCGGGGCCACGTCGCATGCCGCGCTCCTGGCCAAGGGGCTCGGCATCCCCGCCGTCATGGGCTGCAGCGGGGTCTTGGAGGCCGCCACGGAAGGGGACGCGGTGGCGGTCGACGGCGACGCCGGCAGCGTGCTCGTGCGCCCGGAACCGGCGGAGGAGGAGGCCTTCCGGAGGCGGGTGGCCAGGGCGGCCGAGGAGGCAGCCGGGCTGGCCCGGCTGCGCGACCTGCCGGCGGTGACGGCGTACGGCCGGAAGGTCATGCTGGCGGCCAACCTGGCCCGGGCCGCGGAGGCCCGGGCGGCGCTGGAGGCCGGCGCGGAAGGGGTGGGCCTCTTCCGGACGGAGTTCCTCTTCCTCGACCGGCCGGACCTGCCGGG
Coding sequences:
- the nagA gene encoding N-acetylglucosamine-6-phosphate deacetylase, whose product is MSTERLVFRSQEIYAEDGVVDGHVVIAGGRIEAIRPGDPPPDGDARVVDVRPHRVFPGFVDLHIHGAGGWNVDAADVDELRGLCRYVAAWGVTALQPTVSALPAERLEAVARAVHAAMAAEPEGARILGLHLEGPYLNAARKGAMDPRLFRDPSREEIEHLMTAFPGTVRHVTLAPELPGALDFIRWLAGLGDVTVAGGHTDATYDQTRAGIDAGIRVANHAYNAMRGLTQREPGALAAYMLDGRVMCELIADGRHVHPAAMEVLLRVAGKDRICLVSDAVPPAGLPQGRYELFGREVAITAEGFCLLPDGTLAGSAHMLVLGVRNLVEMLGVPVADAVRMASLNPARVARVDRSKGSLAPGKDADLTVVSADWKPLWTVVEGRVVHAPDMAPPPPSPAVRPSA
- the nagB gene encoding glucosamine-6-phosphate deaminase, whose product is MEVRVTTSVAAFHDEAASFVSERVRQSPSAVLALPTGSSPVGMYRELVRRVRDGVLDLSRTVCFNLDEYLGLGPDHPQSYAQYMQHHLFGHVRVGRHHIPDGLAADPDAEARRYEERIVEAGGFDLAILGLGPNGHIGFNEPGSPPDSRTRVVELSPATRRANSRFFGSVELVPRRAITVGIGTILEAREILLLAIGQGKERVLRAALEGPVTAQVPASFLQRHPRVTVLVTPDLARRAGIGQRVSL
- a CDS encoding HPr family phosphocarrier protein, translating into MAVERTVTVQHPEGLHARPAAMFVQMASRYASEIEVEAKGQKSSAKSILGVLKLGVSRGEAVTIRATGADEEAAVEGLAAFLAGEADRGATS
- a CDS encoding SIS domain-containing protein; amino-acid sequence: MPVSAETFFAEALKAVEFVRTTQMENIRRAAGILADRLLRGGVVHVFGTGHSRAFAMEMAGRAGGLAPVHAMALEDLALRGVRPAGDLEDPTLERDPEVGRQVLRLYDIRPEDAFVVVSNSGRNGSTVELALTAKRHGHPVVAVTSMQHTTRVTSRHPSGKRLFEVADVVIDNGAPFGDALLDAGDGLRVCSVSSITGAFVAQGITAEIVRRYREAGKVPPVFISANVDGADEHNEQLRQAYAGRI
- the ptsP gene encoding phosphoenolpyruvate--protein phosphotransferase; its protein translation is MSVRLQGVAAAPGLALGRAALWHPRAGHGPEAPGDGAAPGDPEQAMARYREAARHVRAELESLQQVVAGRAGTEAAAILGAQALMAEDPELAAEVERLLRHGTPLARAVREAGEAMAALLDALQDPYLRQRAADVRDVTGRIAAALAGGEEAPPAPYEDTVLIAPEIPPSAVARLDVGRVRAIVTAGGGATSHAALLAKGLGIPAVMGCSGVLEAATEGDAVAVDGDAGSVLVRPEPAEEEAFRRRVARAAEEAAGLARLRDLPAVTAYGRKVMLAANLARAAEARAALEAGAEGVGLFRTEFLFLDRPDLPGEEEQFAEYRAVAEAMAPRPVVIRTLDIGGDKFLPALPLPREENPFLGWRGIRLWLDREDLAVPQIRALLRAARHGEVHILLPMVADVSEVRRARALIERVRAGLGEAAGPYKLGIMVEVPAAALAADRLAAEAEFFSIGTNDLVQYTLAADRGNPKVAALSDPLHPAVLRLIDMTVRAAHARGIPVAVCGDAAGDPRVIPALVALGVDELSMPPAAIPAAKRQVRSLTEADVQAAIRGL
- a CDS encoding SIS domain-containing protein: MSFLEQYGEAVREQLEWILRTQAEPIRQAAARVADTVAGGGVVFTFGTGHSHCIAEDVVYRAGGLVPVDAILEPSLTGNQDVTKSEYLERLEGFGRIILEHRRVRPGDLLIVISNSGRNAAPIEVAMEARARGIPVVAITALPYSRAVTSRHSSGRKLYEVADIVIDTGTRLGDATVRLEGLDQPVGPTSGIAGMFVVHAVMGTAAELLLSRGITPPVWESGNLDGASERNARHMDRYWGRIRIW